One Nonomuraea angiospora DNA segment encodes these proteins:
- a CDS encoding enoyl-CoA hydratase-related protein has translation MRILLLCSSFNGLTQRCWLELRRAGHDVGVELAVSEQAMVEAAELAKPDLVICPFLKERVPERLWQAHRTVIIHPGPPGDRGPSSLDWAILEAEPEWGVTALQAVEEMDAGPIWGFRTFAMPSEAPRKSALYNGPVADAAVELVVEVAGKAADPSFAPVPLDYRSPDVRGRLRRAMRHSDREFSWEEPTEEIVRRVRAADGAPGGRSVLGDVPVRVFDVYRGPELGGRPGEVVARREGAVLVNTGDGSVWVGHVRLEQEGAVKLPAALALGDRVASVPERSGYSEITYDRSDGVGVVSFDFYNGAMSSDQCRRLASALRYAVAQDTKVLVVRGGETFSNGIHLNVIEASRHPELEAWANINAINGVCREIVGCTSQLVVTSIGGNAGAGGVMMGLGADRVIIRESVVLNPHYRTMGLFGSEYWTYVLPRRVGAEAARRLTRQALPVGAAEAVELGLADRMLAGSRLDFERRVLEYAERLAVDPGYDRLLAGRRQAREVDERRRPLDAYRAEELAEMSRDMFDDRHEFRAARRGFVHKVRAQATPEHLVRLGGLSGASGSGGAGASHM, from the coding sequence TTGCGTATCTTGCTGCTGTGCTCCTCGTTCAACGGCCTGACCCAGCGTTGCTGGCTGGAGCTGCGCCGGGCCGGTCATGACGTCGGTGTCGAGCTGGCCGTGTCGGAGCAGGCGATGGTGGAGGCGGCCGAGCTGGCCAAGCCTGATCTGGTGATCTGTCCGTTCTTGAAGGAGCGGGTGCCTGAGCGGTTGTGGCAGGCGCATCGTACGGTGATCATTCACCCGGGTCCTCCTGGGGACCGGGGGCCGTCGTCGCTGGATTGGGCGATTTTGGAGGCCGAGCCCGAGTGGGGGGTGACGGCGTTGCAGGCGGTGGAGGAGATGGACGCGGGTCCGATCTGGGGTTTCCGGACGTTCGCGATGCCGTCGGAGGCGCCGCGTAAGTCGGCGTTGTACAACGGGCCGGTGGCGGATGCCGCGGTGGAGCTGGTGGTGGAGGTGGCGGGTAAGGCGGCGGATCCGTCGTTCGCGCCGGTGCCGTTGGATTACCGTTCGCCGGATGTGCGGGGGCGGTTGCGGCGGGCGATGCGGCACTCTGATCGGGAGTTTTCGTGGGAGGAGCCGACGGAGGAGATCGTTCGGCGGGTGCGGGCGGCTGATGGTGCGCCTGGTGGGCGGTCGGTGCTGGGTGATGTGCCGGTGCGGGTGTTCGACGTGTATCGGGGTCCGGAGCTTGGGGGGCGGCCGGGTGAGGTGGTGGCGCGGCGTGAGGGTGCCGTGCTGGTGAACACCGGTGATGGTTCGGTGTGGGTGGGGCATGTGCGGTTGGAGCAGGAGGGGGCGGTGAAGCTTCCGGCGGCGTTGGCGTTGGGTGATCGGGTGGCTTCGGTGCCGGAGCGGTCGGGGTACAGCGAGATCACGTATGACCGTAGTGATGGTGTGGGGGTGGTGAGTTTCGACTTCTATAACGGGGCGATGTCGTCGGATCAGTGTCGGAGGTTGGCGTCGGCGTTGCGGTATGCGGTGGCGCAGGACACGAAGGTGCTGGTGGTGCGGGGTGGGGAGACGTTCTCCAACGGTATTCATCTGAATGTGATCGAGGCGTCGCGTCATCCGGAGTTGGAGGCGTGGGCGAACATCAATGCGATCAATGGGGTGTGCCGGGAGATCGTGGGGTGTACGAGTCAGTTGGTGGTGACGTCGATCGGGGGGAATGCGGGTGCCGGTGGGGTGATGATGGGTCTGGGGGCGGACCGGGTGATCATCCGGGAGTCGGTGGTGTTGAATCCGCATTACCGGACGATGGGGTTGTTCGGGAGTGAGTACTGGACGTATGTGCTGCCGCGGCGGGTGGGGGCGGAGGCGGCGCGGCGGTTGACGCGGCAGGCGTTGCCGGTGGGTGCTGCGGAGGCGGTGGAGTTGGGGTTGGCGGATCGGATGTTGGCTGGTTCGCGGTTGGACTTCGAGCGGCGGGTGCTGGAGTACGCGGAGCGGTTGGCGGTGGATCCGGGTTATGATCGGCTGCTTGCCGGTCGGCGGCAGGCTCGGGAGGTGGATGAGCGGCGTAGGCCGTTGGATGCTTACCGGGCTGAGGAGCTGGCGGAGATGAGCCGGGACATGTTCGATGATCGGCATGAGTTCCGGGCGGCGCGTCGGGGGTTCGTGCATAAGGTGCGGGCGCAGGCGACTCCGGAGCATTTGGTGCGTCTTGGTGGGTTGTCCGGCGCGTCGGGGTCTGGTGGGGCTGGGGCATCTCATATGTGA
- a CDS encoding helix-turn-helix domain-containing protein codes for MSDDYLVRIGRLIRDARQHRGWTQLQLADALATSQSAVNRIERGNQNISLEMIARIGEALDSEIVSLGYAGPMHLRVVGGRRLSGSIDVKTSKNACVALLCASLLNSGRTILRKVARIEEVYRILEVLASIGVRARWINEGSDLEIVPPARLELEAMDTEAARRTRSVIMFLGPLMHRTEQFQIPYAGGCDLGTRTVQPHMSALKHFGLDITATGGFYHARVDRGAAPSRPIVLTERGDTVTENALLAAARHDGVTVIRNASSNYMVQDLCFFLEELGVRVEGVGTTTLTVHGLPDIERDVDYSPSEDPVEAMSLLAAAVVTSSELTICRVPVEFLEIELAVLEEMGLDCDRGREYAAANGRTRLVDLTVRPSKLVSPIDKIHPMPFPGLNIDNVPFFAAIAASAQGSTLIHDWVYDNRAIYLTELTRLGASVKLLDPHRVLVEGPTRWRSAEMMCPPALRPAVVVLLAMMAAEGTSVLRNVYVINRGYEDLAERLNALGARIETFRDI; via the coding sequence GTGTCAGATGATTACCTTGTACGGATCGGCCGGTTGATCCGGGATGCGCGCCAGCATCGTGGTTGGACGCAGCTTCAGTTGGCGGATGCGCTGGCGACGTCGCAGAGCGCGGTCAACCGGATCGAGCGCGGCAACCAGAACATCAGTCTTGAGATGATCGCCCGGATCGGTGAGGCGCTCGACAGCGAGATCGTTTCGCTGGGGTATGCGGGGCCGATGCATCTGCGGGTGGTGGGCGGTCGCCGGCTGTCGGGCAGCATCGATGTCAAGACGTCGAAGAACGCGTGCGTGGCGTTGTTGTGTGCGTCGCTGCTGAACTCGGGGCGGACGATCCTGCGCAAGGTGGCGCGGATCGAGGAGGTCTACCGGATCCTGGAGGTGCTGGCCTCGATCGGGGTGCGGGCCCGGTGGATCAACGAGGGCAGCGATCTGGAGATCGTTCCTCCGGCTCGGCTGGAGCTGGAGGCGATGGACACGGAGGCGGCGCGCCGTACCAGGAGCGTGATCATGTTCCTGGGGCCGTTGATGCACCGTACGGAGCAGTTCCAGATCCCTTATGCGGGGGGGTGTGATCTGGGGACGCGTACGGTGCAGCCGCACATGTCGGCGCTGAAGCATTTCGGGCTGGACATCACGGCGACGGGCGGTTTCTATCACGCGCGGGTGGATCGGGGGGCGGCGCCGTCGCGGCCGATCGTGTTGACCGAGCGGGGTGACACGGTGACGGAGAACGCGCTGCTGGCGGCGGCGCGGCACGACGGGGTGACGGTGATCCGTAACGCCTCCTCCAACTACATGGTGCAGGATCTGTGCTTCTTCCTGGAGGAGCTCGGGGTGCGGGTGGAGGGGGTGGGGACGACGACGTTGACGGTGCATGGCCTGCCGGACATCGAGCGGGATGTCGACTACTCCCCCTCTGAGGATCCGGTGGAGGCGATGAGTCTGCTGGCGGCGGCGGTGGTGACGTCGTCGGAGCTGACGATCTGCCGGGTGCCGGTGGAGTTCCTGGAGATCGAGCTGGCGGTGCTCGAGGAGATGGGCCTCGATTGTGATCGGGGGCGGGAGTACGCGGCGGCCAACGGTCGTACGCGGCTGGTGGATCTGACGGTGCGGCCGTCGAAGCTGGTCTCCCCCATCGACAAGATCCATCCGATGCCGTTCCCCGGGCTGAACATCGACAATGTGCCGTTCTTCGCGGCGATCGCGGCGTCGGCGCAGGGGTCGACGTTGATCCATGACTGGGTTTACGACAATCGGGCGATCTATCTGACGGAGCTGACGCGGCTGGGGGCGTCGGTGAAGCTGCTGGATCCGCATCGGGTGCTGGTGGAGGGTCCGACGCGGTGGCGCAGCGCGGAGATGATGTGCCCGCCGGCGTTGCGGCCGGCGGTGGTGGTGCTGCTGGCGATGATGGCGGCGGAGGGCACGTCGGTGTTGCGGAATGTGTACGTGATCAACCGCGGGTATGAGGATCTGGCGGAGCGGCTGAACGCTCTGGGGGCGCGGATCGAGACGTTCCGCGACATCTAG
- a CDS encoding tyrosine-type recombinase/integrase — translation MRPAELDRLTVAEAADRYVELVRARTVTGALSSSTAEVYARDVATLVELAGADVVLDDLTGADVDALLLAFARRPDGRLRSPSGGQSPSSQARFRRSISALFKHATLAGWVQINPMTASTVTSKERGGLRPQRRALTREQAQGLIGAARTLGDVAPPEGKRRDQRTELRDAVIVLLLATVGPRVSELVRANVEDFFTNDGVRYWRIFGKGGRTRDVPLPDDVAAVLQEYLARGRAAVAEKALLLSWRGRRLARGDVQAVIDRVQQRVDPDQRRSVTPHGLRHTTATHLLADAVDMDAVRRVLGHSDLATLGRYRDELPGELEVAMRAHPLLRGR, via the coding sequence GTGCGGCCTGCGGAGCTCGACCGGTTGACGGTGGCGGAGGCGGCTGACCGCTATGTGGAGCTGGTGCGGGCGCGGACGGTGACGGGGGCGTTGTCGTCGTCGACGGCCGAGGTGTATGCGCGGGATGTGGCGACGCTGGTGGAGTTGGCCGGCGCTGATGTGGTGCTGGATGATCTGACGGGCGCGGATGTGGATGCGCTGCTGCTGGCGTTCGCGCGGCGGCCGGATGGGCGGTTGCGCAGTCCGAGTGGGGGGCAGTCGCCGTCGTCTCAGGCGCGGTTTCGGCGGTCGATCTCGGCGTTGTTCAAGCATGCGACGCTGGCGGGGTGGGTGCAGATCAATCCGATGACGGCTTCGACGGTGACGTCGAAGGAGCGTGGGGGGTTGCGGCCGCAGCGGCGGGCGTTGACGCGGGAGCAGGCGCAGGGGTTGATCGGGGCGGCGCGGACGTTGGGGGATGTTGCGCCGCCGGAGGGTAAGCGGCGTGATCAGCGTACGGAGTTGCGTGATGCGGTGATCGTGTTGTTGCTGGCGACGGTGGGGCCGCGGGTGTCGGAGTTGGTGCGGGCGAATGTGGAGGATTTCTTCACCAACGACGGTGTGCGCTATTGGCGGATCTTCGGTAAGGGCGGGCGGACGCGGGATGTGCCGTTGCCGGATGATGTGGCGGCGGTGTTGCAGGAGTATCTGGCGCGGGGGCGGGCGGCGGTGGCGGAGAAGGCGTTGCTGTTGTCGTGGCGGGGGCGGCGGCTGGCGCGGGGTGATGTGCAGGCGGTGATCGATCGGGTGCAGCAGCGGGTGGATCCTGATCAGCGGCGTTCGGTGACGCCGCATGGGTTGCGGCATACGACGGCGACGCATTTGCTGGCCGATGCGGTGGACATGGATGCGGTGCGGCGGGTGCTGGGGCACAGTGATCTGGCGACGCTGGGGCGTTATCGGGATGAGCTGCCGGGTGAGCTGGAGGTGGCGATGCGTGCTCATCCGTTGTTGCGTGGCCGGTGA
- a CDS encoding helix-turn-helix domain-containing protein, which yields MVRPPLTLEERLRGEQLGLVLRQARGERSIVEVAAAAGMSAETLRKIETGRIATPAFFTIAALADVLGISLDRLATRSTPAAT from the coding sequence ATGGTACGACCTCCGTTGACTCTTGAGGAGCGGCTGCGTGGCGAGCAGCTCGGCTTGGTGCTGCGTCAGGCCCGTGGCGAGCGCAGCATCGTCGAGGTGGCCGCTGCTGCCGGGATGTCGGCCGAGACCCTTCGCAAGATCGAGACCGGCCGGATCGCCACGCCGGCGTTCTTCACGATCGCCGCCCTGGCCGACGTGCTCGGCATCTCGCTCGACCGCCTGGCCACGCGCTCCACTCCCGCCGCCACCTGA
- a CDS encoding ATP-binding cassette domain-containing protein — translation MTTKTSAIEVTGLRKAYGDLEVIAGLDLSVAAGTVYALLGPNGAGKTTTVRILSTLLSADAGRARVAGYDVRREAERVRASIGVTGQFSAVDELLTGRENLRLMADLGHLDRRRAGSVVGGLLERFDLVGAADRRVVTYSGGMKRRLDLAMTLVAGPRLIFLDEPTTGLDPRSRRDLWGVVRELVADGVTVFLTTQYLEEADQLADRIGVLDGGRLVAEGSAAELKRLVPGGRVELQVADRERVAELARRLPGAVPDAGALTVTVPHDGSLAALRRLLEGIDDDGAVTGLAVRPPDLDEVFLALTGRPAAEEVTV, via the coding sequence ATGACCACGAAAACCAGTGCGATCGAGGTGACCGGGCTGCGCAAGGCGTACGGCGATCTCGAGGTGATCGCCGGACTCGACCTGAGCGTTGCCGCGGGCACCGTCTACGCCCTGCTCGGCCCCAACGGGGCCGGCAAGACCACCACGGTCCGGATCCTGTCCACGCTGCTGAGCGCGGACGCGGGGCGGGCCCGGGTCGCCGGGTACGACGTGCGCCGCGAGGCCGAGCGGGTGCGCGCGTCGATCGGGGTGACCGGGCAGTTCTCGGCCGTGGACGAGTTGCTGACCGGGCGGGAGAATCTGCGGCTGATGGCCGACCTGGGCCACCTGGACCGGCGGCGGGCCGGGAGTGTGGTCGGGGGGCTGCTGGAGCGGTTCGATCTGGTGGGCGCCGCCGACCGGCGGGTGGTGACGTACTCGGGCGGTATGAAGCGGCGGCTGGACCTGGCGATGACGCTGGTGGCGGGGCCGCGGCTGATCTTTCTCGACGAGCCGACCACCGGACTGGACCCGCGTAGCCGCCGTGACCTGTGGGGCGTGGTGCGGGAGCTGGTGGCCGATGGGGTCACGGTCTTCCTCACCACCCAGTACCTGGAGGAGGCCGACCAGCTGGCCGACCGGATCGGGGTGCTGGACGGGGGCCGGCTGGTCGCCGAGGGCAGCGCGGCCGAGCTGAAGCGGCTGGTCCCCGGCGGTCGCGTGGAGCTGCAGGTGGCCGACCGCGAGCGGGTGGCGGAGCTGGCGCGCCGGTTGCCCGGGGCGGTCCCGGACGCCGGGGCGCTCACCGTGACCGTGCCGCACGACGGCAGTCTGGCCGCCCTGCGGCGGCTGCTGGAGGGGATCGACGACGACGGCGCGGTCACCGGGCTGGCCGTGCGGCCCCCGGATCTGGACGAGGTGTTCCTGGCCCTCACCGGCCGCCCCGCCGCCGAGGAGGTGACGGTGTGA
- a CDS encoding ABC transporter permease, with the protein MSSATYAVRDSVTMLRRNLRRMARYPSMTLMLVGQPLLFLLLFVYVFGATMGAGLPGAPAGGRGGYLTFITPGILMMTVASVSIGTAVLVATDMNNGIVDRFRTMAVAKVSVLSGHVLGAMIQTAFALVVVVGVALLIGLDSGASVAQWAGLAALLVLVSLAMTWFAVALGLASPDPETASNLPTIFVVLPFVGSGFVPVASMPAGLRWFAEHQPFTPIMDAFRGLLAGSPSGPAVLWAVGWCVAIGSAGYGWSRRLFRTRAAR; encoded by the coding sequence GTGAGCAGCGCGACGTACGCCGTGCGTGACTCGGTGACCATGCTGCGGCGCAATCTCAGGCGCATGGCCCGTTACCCGTCGATGACGTTGATGCTGGTGGGCCAGCCGCTGCTGTTCCTGCTGCTGTTCGTCTACGTCTTCGGCGCCACCATGGGCGCCGGCCTGCCGGGAGCTCCGGCGGGGGGCCGTGGCGGCTATCTGACGTTCATCACTCCGGGGATCTTGATGATGACGGTGGCGAGCGTGTCCATCGGCACGGCGGTCCTGGTCGCGACCGACATGAACAACGGGATCGTCGACCGGTTCCGGACGATGGCCGTCGCGAAGGTCTCGGTGCTTTCCGGTCACGTGCTGGGCGCGATGATCCAGACCGCGTTCGCGCTGGTGGTGGTCGTGGGGGTGGCGTTGCTGATCGGTCTGGACAGCGGCGCCTCGGTGGCGCAGTGGGCGGGGCTGGCCGCTCTGCTGGTGCTGGTGTCGTTGGCGATGACGTGGTTCGCCGTGGCGTTGGGGCTGGCCAGCCCGGATCCGGAGACCGCGAGCAACCTGCCGACGATCTTCGTGGTGCTGCCGTTCGTGGGCAGCGGGTTCGTGCCGGTCGCCTCGATGCCGGCGGGGTTGCGGTGGTTCGCCGAGCACCAGCCGTTCACGCCGATCATGGACGCTTTCCGCGGCCTGCTGGCCGGGTCGCCGAGCGGGCCGGCCGTGCTGTGGGCCGTCGGGTGGTGCGTGGCGATCGGGTCGGCGGGCTATGGGTGGTCGCGGCGCCTGTTCCGGACCCGCGCCGCGCGCTAG
- a CDS encoding MerR family transcriptional regulator → MLTIGELASYAGVTVRAVRHYHAKGLLPEPERDHWGYRRYDAGAVVELIRIRTLAGAGVPLARVRELLRADEEEFAAAVADIDRRLRAEIRQRQRSRERIARLAAGDQLVLPPEVVEFLDRLRALGVDERIVAVERDGWIPLAAHSPGRVPEWVARKREQLADPQLVDFYLTLGRALDWSAEDPRLVELADRLAASITRMAEEQGEDYVDVVGVEAPLVRLMDDLAFDSAPPARRLIGLLKERGWTGWTRLERVDPPPQGEVRRPQ, encoded by the coding sequence ATGCTGACCATCGGCGAGCTGGCTTCGTATGCCGGGGTGACGGTGCGCGCGGTGCGGCACTATCACGCCAAGGGGTTGCTGCCGGAGCCGGAGCGGGACCACTGGGGCTATCGCCGCTACGACGCCGGCGCCGTGGTCGAGCTGATCAGGATCCGCACGCTCGCCGGGGCGGGGGTTCCGCTGGCGCGGGTGCGGGAGCTGCTGCGGGCCGATGAGGAGGAGTTCGCCGCGGCGGTCGCGGACATTGACCGGCGGCTGCGGGCGGAGATCCGGCAGCGGCAGCGGTCGCGGGAGCGGATCGCCCGGCTGGCCGCCGGGGACCAGCTGGTGCTGCCGCCGGAGGTGGTGGAGTTCCTCGATCGGCTGCGGGCGCTGGGGGTGGACGAGCGGATCGTGGCGGTCGAGCGTGACGGCTGGATCCCGCTGGCGGCGCACTCCCCCGGGCGGGTGCCGGAGTGGGTGGCGCGCAAGCGGGAGCAGCTCGCCGACCCGCAGCTCGTGGACTTCTATCTCACCCTGGGCCGGGCTCTGGACTGGAGCGCCGAGGACCCGCGGCTGGTCGAGCTGGCCGACAGGCTGGCCGCCTCCATCACGCGGATGGCCGAGGAGCAGGGCGAGGACTACGTGGACGTGGTGGGGGTCGAGGCGCCGTTGGTGCGGTTGATGGATGATCTGGCGTTCGACTCGGCGCCGCCGGCGCGCCGGCTGATCGGGCTGCTGAAGGAGCGCGGCTGGACGGGCTGGACCCGGCTCGAGCGCGTGGACCCGCCGCCGCAGGGAGAGGTGCGGCGGCCCCAGTGA
- a CDS encoding DUF402 domain-containing protein, with translation MTADGNTRFDEGATAVRRHVRNGKVWTATPYRVLQDTDDYLVVAGWPGLKSLASTTWITSFLNGGTRREQTIDELASGRWELGWWTWRDTVVRSWYGIDKHFTVRQFFDADHRPLTWYIDFDLPKRRTRLGIDTLDLMLDLIAEPDLSRHRWKDEDEYRHGRRLGLIDDQVHRHVTAARDEVVGLLETRQGPFACDWSPPAHDLWPTPTLPDDALRPL, from the coding sequence ATGACAGCCGACGGCAACACCCGCTTCGACGAGGGCGCCACGGCGGTGCGCCGCCACGTCCGGAACGGCAAGGTGTGGACGGCCACCCCGTACCGGGTCCTCCAGGACACCGACGACTACCTCGTGGTGGCCGGCTGGCCAGGGCTGAAGAGCCTCGCCTCCACCACCTGGATCACCTCGTTCCTGAACGGCGGCACCCGCCGCGAGCAGACCATCGACGAACTGGCCTCGGGCCGGTGGGAACTCGGCTGGTGGACCTGGCGGGACACCGTCGTGCGCAGCTGGTACGGCATCGACAAACACTTCACCGTCCGCCAGTTCTTCGACGCCGACCACCGGCCCCTGACCTGGTACATCGACTTCGACCTGCCCAAACGGCGCACCCGCCTGGGCATCGACACCCTCGACCTCATGCTCGACCTGATCGCCGAACCCGACCTGTCCCGGCACCGGTGGAAGGACGAAGACGAATACCGGCACGGCAGACGGCTCGGCCTCATCGACGACCAGGTGCACCGGCACGTCACCGCGGCCCGCGACGAGGTCGTCGGACTCCTCGAGACCCGGCAGGGCCCCTTCGCCTGCGACTGGTCACCCCCCGCCCACGACCTGTGGCCGACCCCGACGCTCCCCGACGACGCCCTGCGGCCCCTCTGA
- a CDS encoding YnfA family protein, with the protein MSVVRSLVLFALAALFEIGGAWLVWQGVREQRGLVWAGAGVIALGLYGFVATLQPDAHFGRILAAYGGVFVAGSLLWGVVADGFRPDRWDVVGALVCLVGVLVIMYAPRG; encoded by the coding sequence ATGAGTGTGGTGCGTTCGCTGGTGTTGTTCGCGTTGGCCGCCCTGTTCGAGATCGGCGGGGCGTGGCTGGTGTGGCAGGGGGTGCGGGAGCAGCGTGGGCTGGTGTGGGCGGGCGCGGGGGTGATCGCGCTGGGCCTGTACGGGTTCGTGGCCACGTTGCAGCCGGATGCGCATTTCGGGCGGATTCTGGCCGCGTACGGCGGGGTGTTCGTGGCGGGGTCGCTGCTGTGGGGTGTGGTGGCCGACGGGTTCCGGCCGGATCGGTGGGATGTCGTGGGGGCGCTGGTGTGCCTGGTGGGCGTCTTGGTGATCATGTATGCGCCCCGCGGCTGA
- a CDS encoding LysR substrate-binding domain-containing protein: MELNSLRQFLVVARLEHLSGAAEELRVAQPSLSRTIARLESELGTPLFDRSGRLRLNDTGRLFRDHVERALGELDAGRRAVAEAASEGVGSVRLASETFLTLTGPLAAYKRAHPTVEVELRWAPAEDMARHLRSQEVDLCVASQPIPAEGLESVELLDEAVGLAVPLGHPLAGRAGVSVEELADQAFVSAGRGHWQRRLLDRLFAARDLTPRIVCEVDELSAIAALISAGLGVGLVPAFALGGSTRVPAAWVPVDSPDCRRAVTLYWGAGSHLSTAARLMRTTIANWDWTTGEPQEKR, translated from the coding sequence ATGGAGCTCAACTCGCTCAGGCAGTTCCTGGTGGTAGCGCGGCTGGAGCACCTCAGCGGCGCGGCCGAGGAGCTGCGCGTCGCCCAGCCATCGCTGAGCCGTACCATCGCCCGCCTGGAGAGCGAGCTGGGCACGCCGCTGTTCGACCGGAGCGGCCGGCTCCGGCTGAACGACACGGGCCGGCTCTTCCGCGACCACGTCGAGCGGGCGCTGGGCGAGCTCGACGCGGGGCGGCGAGCCGTCGCCGAGGCCGCCAGCGAAGGGGTGGGCAGCGTGCGGCTGGCCTCGGAGACCTTCCTCACGCTCACCGGGCCGCTGGCGGCCTACAAGCGCGCCCACCCCACCGTCGAGGTCGAGCTCCGCTGGGCGCCGGCCGAGGACATGGCCCGTCACCTGCGCTCTCAAGAGGTCGATCTGTGTGTCGCCTCGCAGCCGATCCCCGCGGAGGGCCTGGAGTCGGTGGAGCTGCTCGACGAGGCGGTGGGGCTGGCCGTGCCGCTCGGCCATCCGCTGGCGGGCCGTGCCGGCGTGAGCGTCGAGGAGCTCGCCGATCAGGCCTTCGTCAGCGCCGGCAGGGGGCACTGGCAGCGGCGGCTCCTGGACCGGCTCTTCGCCGCGCGAGACCTGACCCCGAGGATCGTCTGCGAGGTCGATGAGCTCAGCGCCATCGCGGCCCTGATCAGCGCGGGGCTCGGCGTCGGGCTCGTCCCCGCCTTCGCCCTCGGTGGCTCCACGCGGGTTCCCGCCGCCTGGGTGCCCGTCGACAGCCCTGACTGCCGGCGCGCGGTCACCCTGTACTGGGGCGCCGGCAGCCATCTGTCCACCGCCGCCCGCCTGATGCGCACCACGATCGCCAACTGGGACTGGACCACCGGCGAGCCACAGGAGAAGCGCTGA
- a CDS encoding serine hydrolase domain-containing protein, translating into MTITLSDQDKSTLRIAAYGAVTLMAAAGAAGKPHRGAADGSIALGSATGLVGHVLAEYPKGKDLAGKSVAEIADRVLPALTAAMNLLHQQDPAEAGNFRGAVLVAVETAQVRQGRPSPATAAMARKITEALDAAGAAGADSGTVPEAAAGQDRPELQRAIEEIVESGFVGVSLRVHDERGEWAGSAGARELGGTAKPPIDGHARIGSNTKTFTATLVLQLVAEGKIGLDTPAADYLPEFGLDRRITVRMLLQHTSGLFNFTGEVYDDGTIVPGIAIPYGTTGKEWVDDRLRTYRPQELVELALSKPARFEPGTGWSYSNTNYVLARLLIEKVTGRSLAEEMRRLILGPLGLSGTLLPDASPEIPEPHAHAYYRYEDAGEHKTIDITRQNPSWISTGGDMISTTQDLHTFISALLGGTLLPAPLLAEMCTPHPTGIPNMDYGLGVFVVTTDDGTLISHNGAAVGHAALMYSTPDGSKTLTAALNCVDDAGLSIAAAFQKAQQRLLNEVFRGGQADPAQPTG; encoded by the coding sequence ATGACGATCACCCTTTCCGACCAGGACAAGAGCACTCTGCGGATCGCCGCGTACGGCGCCGTGACGCTGATGGCCGCCGCCGGCGCCGCCGGCAAGCCCCACAGGGGCGCCGCTGACGGCAGCATCGCGCTGGGCTCGGCCACCGGCCTGGTCGGGCACGTCCTCGCCGAGTACCCCAAGGGCAAGGACCTGGCCGGCAAGTCCGTCGCCGAGATCGCCGACCGCGTGCTGCCGGCCCTGACCGCGGCCATGAACCTGCTGCACCAGCAGGACCCGGCCGAGGCCGGCAACTTCCGCGGCGCCGTTCTCGTCGCTGTCGAAACCGCCCAAGTGCGCCAGGGCCGGCCGAGCCCCGCCACGGCCGCGATGGCCCGCAAGATCACCGAAGCGCTCGACGCCGCCGGGGCAGCCGGCGCGGACAGCGGGACCGTACCGGAAGCTGCGGCCGGGCAGGACCGCCCGGAGCTGCAGAGGGCGATCGAGGAGATCGTCGAGTCCGGATTCGTCGGGGTGTCGCTGCGCGTGCACGATGAGCGCGGCGAGTGGGCCGGCAGCGCCGGGGCGCGCGAGCTGGGCGGGACCGCCAAGCCGCCGATCGACGGGCATGCCCGGATCGGCAGCAACACCAAGACCTTCACCGCGACCCTGGTGCTGCAGCTGGTGGCCGAGGGCAAGATCGGGCTCGACACCCCGGCGGCGGACTACCTGCCCGAGTTCGGGCTGGACCGGCGGATCACGGTCCGGATGTTGCTGCAGCACACCAGCGGGCTGTTCAACTTCACCGGCGAGGTCTACGACGACGGGACGATCGTGCCGGGGATCGCCATCCCCTACGGCACCACGGGCAAAGAGTGGGTGGACGACCGGCTCAGGACCTACCGGCCGCAGGAGCTGGTGGAGCTGGCTTTGTCCAAGCCGGCACGGTTCGAGCCGGGCACGGGCTGGAGCTACTCCAACACCAACTACGTGCTGGCCAGGCTGCTGATCGAGAAGGTCACCGGCCGCTCGCTGGCCGAAGAGATGCGGCGGCTGATCCTCGGGCCGCTCGGCCTGTCGGGCACCCTGCTGCCCGACGCCTCGCCGGAGATCCCCGAGCCGCACGCCCACGCCTACTACCGGTACGAGGACGCAGGCGAGCACAAGACGATCGACATCACCCGCCAGAACCCCTCCTGGATCTCCACCGGCGGCGACATGATCTCGACCACCCAGGACCTGCACACGTTCATCTCCGCGCTGCTCGGCGGCACGCTCCTGCCGGCCCCGCTGCTGGCCGAGATGTGCACCCCGCACCCGACGGGCATCCCGAACATGGACTACGGCCTGGGAGTGTTCGTGGTGACCACGGACGACGGCACCCTCATCTCCCACAACGGCGCCGCCGTGGGCCACGCGGCCCTGATGTACAGCACCCCCGACGGCAGCAAGACCCTGACCGCCGCGCTGAACTGCGTGGACGACGCCGGCCTGTCCATCGCGGCAGCCTTCCAGAAGGCCCAGCAAAGGCTCCTCAACGAGGTGTTCCGCGGCGGGCAGGCCGATCCGGCACAGCCGACGGGCTGA